The Nostoc cf. commune SO-36 genomic sequence GATATACCCGCATGTCTGCAAATGCTGGTTTACTTGACTTCGGGAAACTTTATTTGTAGGCATAATTATTTTACGGAGTGCGATCGCGGGCAAAAACTTAAGAACAGTACAGATAGTTCAACAACATATTTTTAAGTATTTATTCACCCAAAGACCTTTCTATTGCCCTTCGGATATACTTTTGGTAAGGAATACCTTCTTTTTTAGCAACAGCTTTAACTTTTTCTAGCATTTCCTCTGACATTCTTAAATTTACAGTTTTGTCTTTAGGCTG encodes the following:
- a CDS encoding CopG family antitoxin, whose product is MKKIFPRIKTDEELESLLDEDLSDYLHTDNFKPVTFEFQPKDKTVNLRMSEEMLEKVKAVAKKEGIPYQKYIRRAIERSLGE